The nucleotide sequence ATCTTTTCTCGCCGGATTCCGCAGATCCCGACATTGATGTGGGCTCTGCACTGGGCGGGACTTCAAATAATGCGTAATAGGTAATCGGATCGTAGTATCGCATTAAAGTCTTCACGAAATAATGCAAGGGAATGTCAAGCGCTTCTGCAAATGCTACGTATTGCGTCGGTGGAAGGCGTCCTCGGCCGCCTTCCAGTTGAGAGATGAACGTGTAGTATTCGAAGCCAACAGCTTTGGCTAACTCCCGCTGGCTCATGCCGGTACGCTCCCTTAGTGCCCGCAACCAGCGGCCAGCCTGTTGTCGCAGCATTTGTATTTCAGCTGTGCTTTGACCGAACTGAGGGGGTGTAAACATTGCCGTTGCTCCTTGCGAGGCTGCGTCGCATTGCGTGAATACGAAACAAGCAAGCTGCAAGCCGTCGAGCTACGATGCTGTCTATTTGATCGGAATTGAATAACTATATGGGGTTGGCTTTTGTTGCTAAGTATACCGGTCGATAGACCGAAAAGGTTAGAGATTTTCGCCTGAACCTCAGTGGCTGAGTTTCATCGCGGAGTGCTACCGCGATCTCCTGTTTAAGATAAGATACTATCATCGGCCCGGGCACTGCCGGTTGAAACAGCTGGCGGGGAGGGGGCGGTTCGCTGCCCCACACTGGCCATTGTGTTGCCAACCAACTCCGATCAATGTCCCGCCATGACCCAGACGACGCTCTCCCTGATTCCCGATTTTGACCTTTCCGCGCGCAATACCATGGCGCTTCAGGCGCGCTCGCGCTTCGGCCTCGTGCTCGATGCGCCCGAAGAGGTGCCCGCTACCTTTGTTCTCGCGGCCGAGCGCGGCCTGCCGCTTCGCATTCTGGGGGGCGGCAGCAATGTGGTGCTGTCTGCCGAGTTTGACGGCATCACCGCGATCATCGCTTTCAAGGGACGGCGCATCATTGAGGAGACGGCCGATCACGTCCTCGTTGAGGCAGCGGCTGGCGAGGTCTGGAACGATTTCGTCGCCTATACGGTCGAAGCCGGGTTTGGCGGTATTGAAAACCTCGCCCTCATTCCGGGGACGGTCGGGGCGGCGCCAGTGCAGAATATCGGCGCCTATGGCGCCGAGATCGCCGATGTTTTTGAGAGCCTCACCGGCTATGACAGCGTGACCGGAGAGATCACCACTTTCTCGCGCGAAATGTGCGGCTTTGCTTATCGCGACAGCGTCTTCAAGCAGCAGGCGGGCCGCTATGTCGTGCTCTCGCTGCGCTTAAAACTGCCAAAACCCTGGCAACCCAATCTGGGTTTTGCGGGACTTTCCGAGCTCGCTGGACGCGATGATCTCACCCCGGCTATGGTGATGGCGCAGGTCATCGCGCTGCGCCAGTCAAAACTGCCCGACTGGCGTGTCACGCCCAATGCCGGGTCCTTCTTTCAGAACCCGATTGTCAATCCCGCATCGGTGGAACCGATCCTCGCCGAATTCCCCAAGGCGCCGAACTATACCCAGCCCGATGGCCGGTTAAAACTCTCGGCCGGCTGGCTGATTGAACAGTCCGGCCTCAAAGGGTTTGCCATGGGCCCGGCTGGCATCTCCGAGCGCCATGCCCTCGTGCTGATCAACCGTGGCGGCGCCAGCGCGGACGATATTTCCGCGCTTGCAGGCCATATCAAGGCGACGGTCAAGGCCCGGTTCGGCGTCGAGCTTCATCAGGAGCCGGTGCTGCTCTAGCCCGGCTCCCGCTGGGATCAGTGGCGCAGGCCGGGGGCTTCCTGGCCGGTCGACTGCACATATTCGGTATAGCCGCCGCCATAGGCGTGCACGCCATTTTCTGTCAGTTCCAGCACGCGGTTGGAGAGTGCCGCGAGGAAATGGCGGTCGTGCGAAACGAACAGCATGGTGCCCGCATAGTCCTTGAGCGCCTCGATCAACATCTCCTTGGTGGCGATGTCGAGGTGGTTGGTCGGCTCGTCGAGCACGAGGAAGTTCGGCGGATCAAACAGCAGGATGGCCATCACGAGGCGGGCCTTTTCACCGCCCGAAAGCACGCGGCACTTCTTTTCGATATCGTCGCCCGAAAAGCCAAAGCATCCGGCGAGGGCGCGGAGCGGGGCCTGCCCGGCCTGCGGGAAATTGTCTTCCAGCGTCTGGAAAATCGTCCGGTCGCCGTCGAGCACATCCATGGCGTGCTGGGCAAAATAGCCCATCTTGACGCTCGGCCCGATATTGACCGTGCCGGTGTCCGGATCAGCCGTACCGGCGATCAGCTTCAACAAGGTGGACTTGCCCGCGCCGTTGACGCCCATGATGGCCCAGCGCTCGCGACGGCGGACATGGAAATCCAGACCCTCGTAAATGATCTTGGAGCCATAGCGCTTGTCGACATTCTTGAGAATGGCGACGTCTTCGCCCGAACGCGGGGCAGGGCGGAATTCGAACACCACCGTCTGGCGGCGCTTGGGCATTTCCACCTTATCGATCTTGTCGAGCTTTTTCACCCGGCTCTGCACCTGCGCGGCATGGCTGGCGCGCGCCTTGAAGCGCTCGATAAAGGCGATTTCCTTGGCCAGCATGGCCTGCTGGCGCTCAAACTGGGCCTGCTGGTTCTTGTCGGCCAGCGCCCGCTGCTGCTGATAGAATTCGTAGTCGCCGGTGTAGGTCGTCAGTGTGCCAGCATCGATTTCGATGATCTTGTTGACGATCCGGTCCATGAAGGCGCGATCGTGCGCGGTCATCAGCAGCGCGCCGTCATAGGACCTGAGAAAGTCCTCCAGCCAGATCAGGCTTTCGATATCGAGATGGTTGCTCGGTTCGTCGAGCAGCAGCACGTCGGGGCGCTTGAGCAGGATTTTCGCCAGCGCCACGCGCATCTTCCAGCCGCCCGAGAGCGCGCCGACGTCGCCGTCCATCATTTCAGGCGAAAAGCCCAGACCGGCGAGCACATCGCGCGAGCGCGCGTCGAGCGCATAGCCATCAAGCTCCTGGAACTGGGCCTGCACATCACCATAGCGCTCGATGATGGTTTCCATCTCGTCGGCCTTGTCCGGGTCGGCCATGGCCGCTTCCAGCTCGGCCATTTCGGCGGTCAGCGCGGCGATGGGGCCAACGCCCTCCATCACTTCCACCACAGCCGGACGGCCGGACATTTCGCCAACGTCCTGGTCGAAATAGCCGATGGTCACGCCGCGATCTACGGAGACCTGGCCCTCATCGGGCTGCTCTTCGCCCGCGATCATGCGGAACAGGGTCGACTTGCCCGCGCCATTGGGGCCGACGAGACCCACTTTCTCGCCTTTTTGCAGCGCAGCGGAGGCGTCGATGAAGACGATCTGCTTGCCGTTCTGCTTGGCGATGTTCTCGAGGCGGATCATGGGCACAAATACTTTCGGAGACGGGACGCGCCCCTAAAGCATTCCTGCGCCCGAGGCGCAAGTGACGCATAAGCGCAGCTGGTGTGCAGTGAGGCCGTTTGGCATTAACACCGCCCCCTCGGCTCCATCGTCTCCCTCCCCCTTGTGGGGAGGGAAAAAGGGTGGGGGTAGCCAAGCGAACAGCGACTAGAAAGCCCCCACCCTCATTCCCTCCCCACAAGGGGGAGGGAAGCTTGGCCGGTGCTTTTGCGTAGATTGTGTCACCCTCGCCGACGCGCTCCTCCCCCTTGAAGGGGGAGGTTGGGAGGGGGTGACGGAGAGCCCCCGATGCCTCGTGTCTAAACACGCTCCAGCCCGATGGCGATGCCCTGGCCGACGCCGATGCACATGGTCGCCAGCGCGCGCTTGCCGCCGTTAAGCGACAGCTCCAGCGCTGCCGTGCCGGTGATGCGTGCGCCGCTCATCCCCAGCGGATGGCCGAGTGCAATGGCGCCGCCATTGGGGTTCACGCGCGGATCATCCTCGGCAATGCCGAGATCGCGCAATACGGCGATCCCCTGGCTGGCGAAGGCTTCGTTAAGCTCGATCACGTCGAAATCACTCGCCGTCAGGCCCAGACGCTCAAAGAGTTTCTTCGACGCCGGGGCAGGGCCCATGCCCATGATGCGTGGGGGCACACCGGCGGTGGCGCCGCCCAGAATGCGGGCAATCGGGGTGAGGCCATATTTTTTCACGGCTGCTTCCGAGGCTATGATCAGTGCAGCCGCGCCATCATTGACGCCCGAAGCATTGCCCGCGGTGACACTGCCATTGGGAAACAGCGGCCGCAGCTTGGCCAGCGTTTCCATGCTTGTTCCGGCGCGGGGATGCTCGTCCTTGTCGACGATCACCGCCTCGCCCTTCTTTTGTGGAATGGCGACCGGGGTGATCTCCTGCTTGAGGCGACCACTCTGCTGCGCTGCCACGGCCTTTTCCTGGCTGCGCACCGCGAAGGCGTCCTGAGCTTCGCGTGACACGGCAAAATCCTGGGCCACGTTCTCGCCGGTCTCGGGCATGGAATCGACGCCATGAAGCGTCTTCATGCGCGGATTGACGAAGCGCCAGCCGATTGTCGTGTCATAAATCTCGGCGTTGCGCGAAAAGGCCGCGTCCGCCTTGGGCATGACGAAGGGCGCGCGCGACATGGATTCGGTGCCGCCGGCGATCATCAGCTCGGCCTCGCCCGCCTTGATGGCGCGGGCGGCCGCGATCACCGCATCCATGCCCGAGCCACAGAGGCGGTTGATGGTCGTGCCGGTCACGCCCACGGGCAGGCCTGCAAGCAGGCTGCTCATGCGGGCCACATTGCGGTTGTCTTCGCCAGCCTGATTGGCATTGCCAAAGATGACATCGTCAACCGCTTCCCAGTCGACACGGCCATTGCGGGCAATCAACGCCATCAGCGGAATGGCGCCCAGATCATCCGGGCGGACCGAAGACAGCGAACCGCCAAAGCGGCCAATCGGAGTGCGGATATAGTCGCAGATAAAGGCTTCAGCCATTGTCTCAGACCTCTGCGGCGACCAGGTCGCCAATGGTTTCGGGCAGCACCAGTTCGGCGCCGGTCACGGCCTGCAGTTCCTCGATGCTCATGCCGGCCAGCTTCTCGCGCAGCACGAAGTGGCCATTCTCGATGTCGATCACGGCAAGGCTGGTGTAGACGCGCGTCACGCAGCCGACGCCGGTCAGTGGCAGGGTGCAGCGCTTGACCAGTTTGGGCCTGCCATCCTTGGTCACATGGTCGGTGATCACAGCGACGCGCTTGGCCCCGTGCACCAGATCCATGGCGCCGCCGACGGCCGGCACGCCCTTGGGGCCGGTCGACCAATTGGCGAGGTCGCCGTTCTCGGCCACTTCATAGGCGCCGAGGATCGCCACATCCAGATGCCCGCCGCGCACCATGGCAAAGCTGTCGGCATGGTGGAAGAAGGCCGCGCCGGGTTTGAGCGTAATCGCCTTCTTGCCGGCATTGATGAGGTCCCAGTCCTCTTCGCCGGCGGCCGGGCTTTCACCGAAATTGAGCACGCCGTTCTCGGTGTGAAAAATGGCCTGACGCCCGGGCGGCTGGAACTTTGCCACCATTTCGGGAAAGCCGATGCCGAGGTTCACATAGGCGCCGTCTTCAATGTCCTGGGCCGCGCGCCACGCGATCTGGGCGTTGGAAAGCTTTGTCGCGCTCATGAATAAGCCACTCCTTCGCGCATCAGCGCCTCTTCCTGCCTGGCGTCTGCCACTTCAACGATCCGGTTGACGAAAATGCCGGGGGTAGCGACCTGTTCGGGGTCGATCTCACCGGGCGCAACCACCTTGGTCGCCTGCACGATGGTGACCTTTGCCGCCGCCGCCATCAGGGGCGAGAAATTGCGCGCCGCCTTGCGATAGGTGAGATTGCCCATGGTGTCGGCCAGCTCGGCCTTGATCAGCGAGGCGTCGGCCTTGAGCCAGCGTTCCTGCACGTAGTGCTTGCCGTCGAATTCGCCCACCGGCTTGCCCTTGGCCACGTCGGTGCCATAGCTCGCGGGGGTATAGAAGGCCGGAATGCCGGCGCCACCGGCGCGGATGCGCTCGGCGAGCGTGCCCTGGGGGACGAGCTCGAGCTCGATTTCACCAGCGAGGTATTTTTCTGTAAAGGCGCGCGGATCCGCGGAGCGCGGGAACGAGCACACCATCTTCTTGACCATGCCGGCGTCGATCATGGCGGCAATGCCGATCCGGCCATTGCCGGCATTATTGTTGACGACAGTCAGATTGTTCGGGCTGCCGGTGGCCTTGAACCGATCGATCAGCGCGTGGATGAGCTCGATTGGTGCGCCGGAGCCGCCAAAGCCCCCCACCATCAGCACCATATTGTCTTCGATCCCGGCCACAGCCGTGGCGAGATCGGGAACACTCTTGTTCATGTGTCATTCCCTTGTGGAGCTTTGCCCCGATTATGCCCAAGGGCGACATTGCCGGCCAAGTCATTTGTGCGATATGCTGCATTTGTTGAGTAATCGCACAGATGGGGCGCGCCATGGCTATCCTCGAACGGGACATCATGGGTGGGCTGGGCAAGGGCCTATTGGTCATTGAAACCTTCACCGCCACCCGCCCGCGCCAGTCGATCAGCGAAGTCGCCGAAGCGTCCGGGCTCGATCGCGCGACCGCTCGCCGGTGCCTCCTCACCCTCGCGCACATGGGCTACGCCGATTATGACGGGAAATATTTCACCCTGACGCCGCGTGTCCTGCGGCTGGGGACGGCGTGCCTTGCCACCATGCCCCTGCCGCAATTGGTCCAGCCGCTGCTCGACAAGCTCTCCGAAGAGCTGGGTGAAAGCTCCTCGGTCTCCATCCTCGATGGTCCGGAAATCGTCTATGTCGCCCGCGCCGCCCAGCGCAAGGTCATGTCCATTGCGCTCATGCCCGGCTCCCGTCTGCCATCGTTCTGCACCTCGATGGGCCGGGTCATGCTGGCGGCGCTGCCCGAAGAGGAGGCGCGCGACATACTCGAGGCCGCACCGCTGATGCCGCGCACCCCGTTTTCCATGACCGATGTGGACGCAGTAATGGCCGAGCTGGGGCGCGTGCGCGCGTCCGGCTTTGCCACTATCGATCAGGAGGTCGAACTGGGCCTGCGCTCCATTGCCGTGCCGCTCTATAATGCGCGGGGCACTATCGTCGCCGCGCTCAATCTCGGCGTTGCCGCCGGGCAGCTGGCTCTGGATGAACTTGCCCCGAAATTTCTCGGGCCCCTGCGACAGGTGCAGGCCGAAGTCCGGGCCATGCTGCGCTAGGCACAAAAAAGCCCCGCCACGAGGGCGGGGCTTGACGCTTCAGCTTCGGTCGACTTTTCAGCCGGCGAAGAAGGGCTGGGTGCCGTGCGCTTCGATGGCGGTCGACAGGCGACCGAGGGCGTGGATATAGGCAGCCGAGCGAACCGAGACGTCGCGCTCCTTGGCGATATCCCAGACGGCGCGGCCTTCGCGTTCCATCATCTTCTTGAGGCGGGCGTGGATCTCTTCGAGGTCCCAGTAGAAGCCCTGGCGGTTCTGCACCCATTCGAAATAGGACACGGTCACGCCACCGGCATTGGCCAGAATATCGGGCAGGACCACGACACCGTTGTTGGTCAGCACCTTGTCGGCATCGGCCGTAACCGGGCCGTTGGCGAGCTCGAGCACAACCTTGGCCTTGATCGAGCCGGCATTGTCGACGCTGATCATTTCTTCCAGCGCAGCTGGAACCAGCAAATCGGCCTCAACCGAGATCAGGTCATCGGCCGAGATGACGGTCGCGCCGAGTTCGGCGGCGAGGTCGGCCACGCGCTTGCCAGCGTTCTTGCCTGCGATCAGCTTGGCGACGTCGAGGCCGTCGGCCTTGTGGATCGCGCCGGCGGAGTCGGACACGGCCACGACCTTGTTGCCATCGGCAGCGGTCAGCTGGGCGTAGAACTGGCCAGCATTACCAAAGCCCTGGATGGCGACGGTGTGGTCGCGGGCCAGGCCCAGCTCGCTGGCGAGGTGGCGCACGAGATAGAAGCCGCCGCGTGCGGTGGCGTCATTGCGGCCGAGCGAACCGCCCAGGGCGATCGGCTTGCCGGTGATGACTGCCGGGGTCACCGAACCGGTGATCTGGTTATATTCGTCCGACATCCAGCCCATGATCATGGCGTTGGTGTAGACGTCGGGCGCCGGAATATCGCGGTCGGGACCGACCGTGGTGGCGAAGGCCTGCATATAGGCGCGCGACAGGCGCTCCAGCTCAGACTTCGAAAGAGTGCGCGGGTCGACGCGCACGGCGCCCTTGCCGCCGCCATAGGGCAGGTTCATCACGGCGCACTTGAAGGTCATCCAGAACGCCAGCGTCTCGACTTCCTCGATATTGCTATCGGGGTGGAAACGGATGCCGCCCTTGGTAGGGCCGCGGGTATCGTCATAGCGGCAGCGCCAGGCGAGGAACGACTTGCGCGAGCCGTCGTCCATACGGATCAGCAGGCGGGTCTTGGTGGTCTCTCGCGGATATTTGAGTTTCTCGATGACATCCTGGTCGATCTGAAGATGGCTGGCGGCCTCTTCAAGGCGGATAAGCGCGCGGTCTAGCAGGGTGTCGTCTGTCATTTCGAGCCTTTTGGTGAGCGGGAGTTGTGCAGTCTGCACAAATGGAAGGCGCAATCCATCCCATTTTTGGACGCTTAGGTCAATAATCCTGACTGATAATGGACGTAATTTCACCAAGGTGCCTATTGACGGTGCAGGTTTTCCCCTGACAATAGCCGCCCCTGAAGCTGGATCGGTGTGGTGAATCTCTCTCTGCCTCTGCCTGAAATTCGCATTACGACTGACGATTACACCCGCGTGTCGATCCTCGCGGAGCGGTCGCTGCGTGTCCTGCCGCAGGTCTCGGCCTATCTCGAGCGTGAACTGAACCGCGCCGATATCTGCGATCCCTGGGATACGGCAGGGGTTTCGATGGGCCAGCGCGTGATGTTTCGACTCGACGATGCGCCGCAGGTCCGCCTCGGGCGCCTCGCCTATCCCAATCGTCCGCTGGGCGAGCGCGGCAATGTGCCCATTCTGGGCGCTGTCGGCGCGGCGTTGATCGGCATGCACCGCAATTCCACCATCGAATGGCTCGACGACGGCCGCGTCCGCACCCTCACCGTGCTGGATTACGGCTGGTAAGAGGGGAGGGGTGGGGCCATCGGTTCCACCGCCATTGCCTGGCATGTCCGGGCAATCCATCTCCAGAAAATGGATCACCCGGACAAGCCGGGTGATGAAGGTCAGAATAGTCTTGTCTGCGGGATAGAACACGGAGCCTAAAACTCGCTCCAGTCGGCCGAGATCGCTGCATTGCCCTGGC is from Devosia sp. SD17-2 and encodes:
- a CDS encoding helix-turn-helix transcriptional regulator, whose product is MFTPPQFGQSTAEIQMLRQQAGRWLRALRERTGMSQRELAKAVGFEYYTFISQLEGGRGRLPPTQYVAFAEALDIPLHYFVKTLMRYYDPITYYALFEVPPSAEPTSMSGSAESGEKRSCPTAWCN
- the murB gene encoding UDP-N-acetylmuramate dehydrogenase, encoding MTQTTLSLIPDFDLSARNTMALQARSRFGLVLDAPEEVPATFVLAAERGLPLRILGGGSNVVLSAEFDGITAIIAFKGRRIIEETADHVLVEAAAGEVWNDFVAYTVEAGFGGIENLALIPGTVGAAPVQNIGAYGAEIADVFESLTGYDSVTGEITTFSREMCGFAYRDSVFKQQAGRYVVLSLRLKLPKPWQPNLGFAGLSELAGRDDLTPAMVMAQVIALRQSKLPDWRVTPNAGSFFQNPIVNPASVEPILAEFPKAPNYTQPDGRLKLSAGWLIEQSGLKGFAMGPAGISERHALVLINRGGASADDISALAGHIKATVKARFGVELHQEPVLL
- a CDS encoding ABC-F family ATP-binding cassette domain-containing protein, encoding MIRLENIAKQNGKQIVFIDASAALQKGEKVGLVGPNGAGKSTLFRMIAGEEQPDEGQVSVDRGVTIGYFDQDVGEMSGRPAVVEVMEGVGPIAALTAEMAELEAAMADPDKADEMETIIERYGDVQAQFQELDGYALDARSRDVLAGLGFSPEMMDGDVGALSGGWKMRVALAKILLKRPDVLLLDEPSNHLDIESLIWLEDFLRSYDGALLMTAHDRAFMDRIVNKIIEIDAGTLTTYTGDYEFYQQQRALADKNQQAQFERQQAMLAKEIAFIERFKARASHAAQVQSRVKKLDKIDKVEMPKRRQTVVFEFRPAPRSGEDVAILKNVDKRYGSKIIYEGLDFHVRRRERWAIMGVNGAGKSTLLKLIAGTADPDTGTVNIGPSVKMGYFAQHAMDVLDGDRTIFQTLEDNFPQAGQAPLRALAGCFGFSGDDIEKKCRVLSGGEKARLVMAILLFDPPNFLVLDEPTNHLDIATKEMLIEALKDYAGTMLFVSHDRHFLAALSNRVLELTENGVHAYGGGYTEYVQSTGQEAPGLRH
- the pcaF gene encoding 3-oxoadipyl-CoA thiolase; amino-acid sequence: MAEAFICDYIRTPIGRFGGSLSSVRPDDLGAIPLMALIARNGRVDWEAVDDVIFGNANQAGEDNRNVARMSSLLAGLPVGVTGTTINRLCGSGMDAVIAAARAIKAGEAELMIAGGTESMSRAPFVMPKADAAFSRNAEIYDTTIGWRFVNPRMKTLHGVDSMPETGENVAQDFAVSREAQDAFAVRSQEKAVAAQQSGRLKQEITPVAIPQKKGEAVIVDKDEHPRAGTSMETLAKLRPLFPNGSVTAGNASGVNDGAAALIIASEAAVKKYGLTPIARILGGATAGVPPRIMGMGPAPASKKLFERLGLTASDFDVIELNEAFASQGIAVLRDLGIAEDDPRVNPNGGAIALGHPLGMSGARITGTAALELSLNGGKRALATMCIGVGQGIAIGLERV
- a CDS encoding 3-oxoacid CoA-transferase subunit B codes for the protein MSATKLSNAQIAWRAAQDIEDGAYVNLGIGFPEMVAKFQPPGRQAIFHTENGVLNFGESPAAGEEDWDLINAGKKAITLKPGAAFFHHADSFAMVRGGHLDVAILGAYEVAENGDLANWSTGPKGVPAVGGAMDLVHGAKRVAVITDHVTKDGRPKLVKRCTLPLTGVGCVTRVYTSLAVIDIENGHFVLREKLAGMSIEELQAVTGAELVLPETIGDLVAAEV
- a CDS encoding 3-oxoacid CoA-transferase subunit A codes for the protein MNKSVPDLATAVAGIEDNMVLMVGGFGGSGAPIELIHALIDRFKATGSPNNLTVVNNNAGNGRIGIAAMIDAGMVKKMVCSFPRSADPRAFTEKYLAGEIELELVPQGTLAERIRAGGAGIPAFYTPASYGTDVAKGKPVGEFDGKHYVQERWLKADASLIKAELADTMGNLTYRKAARNFSPLMAAAAKVTIVQATKVVAPGEIDPEQVATPGIFVNRIVEVADARQEEALMREGVAYS
- a CDS encoding IclR family transcriptional regulator C-terminal domain-containing protein, which gives rise to MAILERDIMGGLGKGLLVIETFTATRPRQSISEVAEASGLDRATARRCLLTLAHMGYADYDGKYFTLTPRVLRLGTACLATMPLPQLVQPLLDKLSEELGESSSVSILDGPEIVYVARAAQRKVMSIALMPGSRLPSFCTSMGRVMLAALPEEEARDILEAAPLMPRTPFSMTDVDAVMAELGRVRASGFATIDQEVELGLRSIAVPLYNARGTIVAALNLGVAAGQLALDELAPKFLGPLRQVQAEVRAMLR
- a CDS encoding Glu/Leu/Phe/Val dehydrogenase → MTDDTLLDRALIRLEEAASHLQIDQDVIEKLKYPRETTKTRLLIRMDDGSRKSFLAWRCRYDDTRGPTKGGIRFHPDSNIEEVETLAFWMTFKCAVMNLPYGGGKGAVRVDPRTLSKSELERLSRAYMQAFATTVGPDRDIPAPDVYTNAMIMGWMSDEYNQITGSVTPAVITGKPIALGGSLGRNDATARGGFYLVRHLASELGLARDHTVAIQGFGNAGQFYAQLTAADGNKVVAVSDSAGAIHKADGLDVAKLIAGKNAGKRVADLAAELGATVISADDLISVEADLLVPAALEEMISVDNAGSIKAKVVLELANGPVTADADKVLTNNGVVVLPDILANAGGVTVSYFEWVQNRQGFYWDLEEIHARLKKMMEREGRAVWDIAKERDVSVRSAAYIHALGRLSTAIEAHGTQPFFAG
- a CDS encoding nucleoside diphosphate kinase regulator, translated to MNLSLPLPEIRITTDDYTRVSILAERSLRVLPQVSAYLERELNRADICDPWDTAGVSMGQRVMFRLDDAPQVRLGRLAYPNRPLGERGNVPILGAVGAALIGMHRNSTIEWLDDGRVRTLTVLDYGW